The sequence below is a genomic window from Ignavibacteriales bacterium.
ATGCTTTAAAAAATGGATGCCCCGAATGCCGGGCAGAAGCATCCAGGGCGGGGGTTTTCCAGGTAACTTTTTTTGATCGCTGCAGTCAATCAGTTACCGGGCGTAACTTAAATCAATTAATTATTTAAATCAATTCAGTATTAAATTTTCATTTTATAAATAACATCTTTATTAAATATGAATAACCGGCGGTGCCGTCAGGGAGGCTGTCTGCATTCATTTTACATATATAGATTCCGCTTGTTAATTCAGATGCGTTAAAAATTACAGTATGTTCACCTCCAGATTTTATTCCATTCACTGGTGTAACAACTTCATTTCAGAGCACATCATAAATTTTAACTGAACCAGACGGAAGAGTACTTATACTTGTATGAAAATACTATAGAGAGAAAAATAAATGGAAGTGTAATTTAGATACTCAATAATCACCCTCGATTGGTTCCAGCATCATAACTGCCGGTGGAAATGTACGGTAAACTTCAGCGTTATGAGCGAACAGCTTTTCTGCGTCAAAAGGAAAATTTTCAGGTGTTCTTAGAAAGTAAAACTGGTAGTGATTCAGCCTGTGGTTATCTTTAAACAACGAAAGTCCATCAGGTTTTTTAAGCTGATCACAAAGTACTTTGAATTCCTGAATAAAACTGCGGTCTTTTCCGTGCCTGACCTGGTTATGAGTAAATCTTATCGAATACCAATTCATATCATCCCCTTAATAATTGATAATCGAAATTTATTTCAAAAACTTTAATTTTTTACAGGATGGAAAACAATCTGACAAGTCCGTACAGGATTAAAACTATCAGCGTGATTTTAAGTATAAAGTAGAATAATATTTTTTCGGATTTCATATTTCTGATTTTTAACAGGAAGATAAAAGAAAGTTTGAGAAAAGTATAACCAATAAAATTGTGTTTTTATTTGAATCGTATCACTTACTTGTCTAAAACATCTCTTATTTTTTGAATCGTTAAGGGTGCACTGCCCTCGAAATGATTGTTCACATTGGCATAAATATCAATTTCAAGACTAAGTAGTAACTGTATCATTTTTACTATCTTCAAAATCTCATCATCACGCGGCTCAACAATTTTGCTCCAGTCACCTCCGGTTTTCTCTTCTATCCCGGAACGGTCAGGACCATGCAGCCTGAATATAACTGTGTTTTTTAAATGAGTCTGAAATGCCTGGAAAGTTTCCCAAACAGGCGGCATATAATAGCCGTGCAGAAAAACCATAGAGATATTATTCCTGTTAAGAAATTCAAAAAAGTTTTTATTGAGATAATTAGGATTACGTATTTCAATCGCATACATATAATTTCTATCTGTATCCTCCAGAAACTTTTCAAACCTGTCCATAAACTCGTGCTGACTGTTCATCTTTTCCTTATTGAGATATTCAAACTGGAACATTAACGGACCAAGTTTATTTTTCATCGGAGATAGTGTATTCAAGAATTGACTGAATAAATCCGGATTGAGGAAATGCGGATTTGATTTTAGCGGTTCAGTTTTATTCTTCTTGTAAAAATGTGTTAATGTTATGCTGTTCGGCACTTTAATCGAAAATTTAAAATCATCCGGCACGGAGGCGGCATAACTTTCAACATCTTTTTCTTTTGGTAAAGAAATCTTATCAGCACTATTTAAAGACCAGAACCACTGGTCTATTTCAACACTGTTAAAATGTTTTGCGTACTCTTCAAGAAAATTAAATTTATCCTGTTCAGGATATACAAGACCTTTCCATGAATCATACTTCCAACTGCAGGTACCGATATATAATTTTGAGGAAAGTTTTTTGCTCATATTCTGTGTACTCACATAAGTTTACGCAAACTGTTTTAACCATCTTATTTTTGATTGCATTCCAGCCAGCCCCTGTAATCCGCCAGAATGAATAGCTATAATAGTTGAACCCTTCTGAAAATAATTTTTGGATATAAGGTCATAAATACCAAATAAAAGTTTCCCTGTATAGATGGGGTCTAATTGAATATTATGCTGTTCATAGAAGCGTTCAATAAAATTTATGAGAGATGAATTAAATTTTGCATAACCGCCAAAATGATAGTCGAGATTTATTTCCCAGTTATTTAACAATTTATTCTTCAGAAAGGATTTTACATTGCGATTAAGAAACTCTGCACCTTTAAGAACTGAGATGCCGAGAATTCTTGTATCCGGCACACTCCCTGAAATAATACCAGAAATAGTACCCGCTGTACCGCAGGCACAACAAACATAGTTATAAGGTATTTCTACATCCGACATTATTTCTTCACAGCCTTTTACAGCAAGTTCATTTGAACCGCCTTCGGGGATAAGATAAAACTCACCATACAATTTTTGAAGTTCACTAATAATATTTTCTGAATATTTATTCCTGTATGATGAACGATCCAGGTAATGAAACAACATTCCGCATTCTTTAGCGAATGATAATGTGGGATTCAGTGGCAGATGTTCTTCACCGCGAATAACTCCGATTGTCTTAAAGCCTAATTCTTTTCCGGCAGCGGCAAGCGCGTGTATATGATTTGAGTAAGCTCCTCCAAATGAGAGCAACGTTCCGATATTTTTATTAAGTGCTTCGATGAGATTATATTTTAATTTAAACCACTTGTTGCCCGATATATATGGATGGATTAAGTCAATTCTTTTAATGAAAAGATTTACACCAAACCTGTCAGGAATATCATCTTCAATTCTTTGTAGAGGAGTCTGGTTTAGTTTTATGTTATTGAGAAAGTCATTCATCATTCATTGAAGTTCATTTTCTGTTTTGAAAATAATATTCTGATTTGACAAAAAAAATCCGCGACAACTGCCGCGGATTTATATCATTAATATTTTTTTAACTGTGGATTAGTTTTTCAATCTTATCCATTTAAATACTTCAGACCATTTGGGTTTTTTACCTGTGAGCAGAATACCAACACGATATATTTTACCGGCAAATGGAAAGATGAGGATAAGTGTTGCAATATTAACTACAAATGAAATGATTATTTGAACCATTGGAACATCAATAAGGATCATTCTTGTCGGCATAACCATCAATGATGCAAAAGGAAACATCGAAGCAATTTCCCCAACCGAATTTTGCGGGTTGGATTGTAAACCTATCGCAATGAAGAATGGAATCATTATCAGCATAAGCAATGGCCACATACCGGATTGTGCATCCTGTGGATTATCAAATATTGCACCCACAGTAGCAAACAAAGCTACGAATGTAACTAACGCAATCGCATAATTAAGCAGGAAGTAAAGCAGAAAAACAACATCCATTTGAGGCATGAACTCGGTAGGAATTAAAAACCAGCTTGTTGATATCAATAGCAAAATGGGCGTTAACCAAATTGCCATCTGAATAACTTCAACTATTACAGTTCCGAGAATTTTTCCAGCCATAAGTTCTGTGCTGCTTGCTGATGATAAAATAACTTCAACAATTTTATTGCTTTTTTCTTCAACCACTGAACTCATTGTCATCGTTCCCGAAAAGATGAGAGCCATATAAAGAAGAAAAGAAAAAAGGAATGAAGCTATCCTGTTTCCAAATCCTTCTGCTTCGACCTTTTCATCTTTTGTAACACGAAATCCTTTTATGTCAACATCCTTTCTTGCAAAAGAGATCTGATCCTGGGTAAGTTTCTGATCAGAAAAATAAATTTCAACCAGCGCTTTATTAATCGCCGGTCTTAGTTTATTGAACAGGGTATTGTTGTTGGGATTAGTTGAATAATACTCAGCTTCTTTTGAGTTAAGAGCTTTCTCCGAAATAAAAATTATCCCTGTAAGTTTCTCATTCAGGAGGTCCTGTTTTGAATTATCCAATTCTGATTTGAAGGTTTTGTTATCAGTTAATTTATAACTCACGGAGATCATTCCGGAATTCACATCTTCAAGTAAGTTTATCTCATCCTGCAATTTCTGATTTAGTATTTCCGAATCAGAATAGATTGCAAGAGTTGATTTACTTTCACTGTCAAATGATTGAATAAAATACTGGATTGAAAAAATACCAATCATAAATAATGGAACCAGAAGTGTCATAAGAATGAAAGACTTGTTGAAAAGTTTCATCTTTAGTTCACGTTTTATAATGGCAGCAGTTCTGTTATTCAACATTTGAAACCTCCTTTCCCGCAAGTGAAATAAATATTTCGTGAAGTGAAATTTCATCAACGTTGAATTTTTTCACTGTAATATTATTTGATACAAGAAGTTTTAAAAGTTCCTGATCGGTATTTTCATTTTTCAGTCTTATACCTGTGGTATTACCAAAGTCTTCAATGTGTTCAATTAAAGGATGACTTTTGAGAAATGAAATATCGCCGCTGTAGTCCAGGCTGATATTTCTGCTGGCAAATTTTTGTTTAATATCAGTCAGCTTTCCGTTCAGAATTATTTTCCCTTTGTCTATCATTGCCACTGAGTCGCACATCTTTTCGGCAAATTCCATAAGATGGGTTGAAAAGATTATTACTTTTCCTTTTTGTTTCATCTCAAGTATTATCTGCTTCAACAGATTTGTATTGATAGGATCGAGCCCGGAAAACGGTTCATCGAAGATTAAAAATTCCGGATCGTGAAGTATAGTACCAATGAACTGTACTTTCTGCTGATTACCTTTTGAGAGGTCCTCAACTTTTGAAAGTTTTCTGTTCGCGAGATCGAATCTTTCCAAGTAATCAATTGCCGATTTTGTAACAGCTTTTCCTTTTTTGCCTTTTAGTTCTGCAAGAAAGAGCAGCATATCGATCACTTTCATCTTTTTGTAAAGACCGCGTTCTTCCGGCAGATAACCAACCGAGTCTTTAAAACTTTGTTCAATTTTATTTCCTTTGAAAAGAACATCTCCTGAATCAGGCATATAAATTTTCATCATCATCCTGATTGTAGTGGTTTTACCGGCACCATTCCGTCCGATCAGACCAAACACCGAACCTTCGGGAACGTTGAAAGAAACATCATCAACGGCAGTTATGCCGTCAAATGTTTTAACAAGATTTCGTACTTCTAAAGCATGCATTGATTTAATTATTAGTTTGTGATAAGCAAAAATAAAAAGGTGAAGTGAATTCTGCCCGACCGTTTATCATTTCTTTATGCAGTATATAAAAAAAAGGGCTGTCTAAACAGCCCTAATATAAATTAAATAGCCTGATTTTTATAAGGTTCAACTTTATTTATTACTTCATCATTATAAAAAGTTAGTTCGCGTAATAAGTCTCCGTTCGATTTGAAGAACTTCCAGATACCCTGTCTTTTTCCGCTGCCGAAGAATCCGGTTTCCTTTATGTTTCCGTTTGGATAATACCATGTCCATTCGCCTTCAACAACATCATTCATAAAATTACCCTGGCATTCAATTGAACCATCAGGATAAAAATATTTCCACAAGCCCTCGTTCTTGTTGTTCTTAATCTTGCCGTATAATTCGACATTCTTATTGGGAAAGTGAACAACAAATTCGCCCTCTTTTATTCCTTTAATGACATCGTACTCAATCAGCTTTTGATTAAGAGTATCTATTAATCTTCCGGTGTAAGGCTCCTTTGCACCTGTCTGAAAAATTAATCCGTTTTTTATTTCGATGTTAATCTCACCAACAGAACTTTTGGAAGTCGAAGCTAAAAGAATAGGAAGAAGTGAAAAGAAAATGATATGGTACAGCAAACTGCCGGGACTCTTGATAGATAGTCGGCTCATAAATTACCCTCAATTTTAGTTTTAGCATAGCTTCCCCCGAAACGGGGGAGGACTATTAATGCAGCAATCGAAATGCCGTCATAAATAATCCTTTATTCACACTTTCAGGAAAACTTCGTCTCTCTTTATGAGAATACAGCATCAACTATGATTTTTTTGATACACAGAAATTTTCCTGTTTGAAGATGGGATTTAAAAATGAATTCATCAAGAGCATTGATTATTACTCTTGATGAATTATTAAGTTGAACGGTTTTAGAAAACTAACCCATAAAGAAGCTTAAAAGAATACCTGCAGCTACCGCGCTGCCAATTACGCCTGCAACATTTGGAGCCATTGCATGCATAAG
It includes:
- a CDS encoding DUF72 domain-containing protein, which codes for MSKKLSSKLYIGTCSWKYDSWKGLVYPEQDKFNFLEEYAKHFNSVEIDQWFWSLNSADKISLPKEKDVESYAASVPDDFKFSIKVPNSITLTHFYKKNKTEPLKSNPHFLNPDLFSQFLNTLSPMKNKLGPLMFQFEYLNKEKMNSQHEFMDRFEKFLEDTDRNYMYAIEIRNPNYLNKNFFEFLNRNNISMVFLHGYYMPPVWETFQAFQTHLKNTVIFRLHGPDRSGIEEKTGGDWSKIVEPRDDEILKIVKMIQLLLSLEIDIYANVNNHFEGSAPLTIQKIRDVLDK
- a CDS encoding 1-aminocyclopropane-1-carboxylate deaminase/D-cysteine desulfhydrase, with the translated sequence MNDFLNNIKLNQTPLQRIEDDIPDRFGVNLFIKRIDLIHPYISGNKWFKLKYNLIEALNKNIGTLLSFGGAYSNHIHALAAAGKELGFKTIGVIRGEEHLPLNPTLSFAKECGMLFHYLDRSSYRNKYSENIISELQKLYGEFYLIPEGGSNELAVKGCEEIMSDVEIPYNYVCCACGTAGTISGIISGSVPDTRILGISVLKGAEFLNRNVKSFLKNKLLNNWEINLDYHFGGYAKFNSSLINFIERFYEQHNIQLDPIYTGKLLFGIYDLISKNYFQKGSTIIAIHSGGLQGLAGMQSKIRWLKQFA
- a CDS encoding ABC transporter permease codes for the protein MLNNRTAAIIKRELKMKLFNKSFILMTLLVPLFMIGIFSIQYFIQSFDSESKSTLAIYSDSEILNQKLQDEINLLEDVNSGMISVSYKLTDNKTFKSELDNSKQDLLNEKLTGIIFISEKALNSKEAEYYSTNPNNNTLFNKLRPAINKALVEIYFSDQKLTQDQISFARKDVDIKGFRVTKDEKVEAEGFGNRIASFLFSFLLYMALIFSGTMTMSSVVEEKSNKIVEVILSSASSTELMAGKILGTVIVEVIQMAIWLTPILLLISTSWFLIPTEFMPQMDVVFLLYFLLNYAIALVTFVALFATVGAIFDNPQDAQSGMWPLLMLIMIPFFIAIGLQSNPQNSVGEIASMFPFASLMVMPTRMILIDVPMVQIIISFVVNIATLILIFPFAGKIYRVGILLTGKKPKWSEVFKWIRLKN
- a CDS encoding ATP-binding cassette domain-containing protein, whose translation is MHALEVRNLVKTFDGITAVDDVSFNVPEGSVFGLIGRNGAGKTTTIRMMMKIYMPDSGDVLFKGNKIEQSFKDSVGYLPEERGLYKKMKVIDMLLFLAELKGKKGKAVTKSAIDYLERFDLANRKLSKVEDLSKGNQQKVQFIGTILHDPEFLIFDEPFSGLDPINTNLLKQIILEMKQKGKVIIFSTHLMEFAEKMCDSVAMIDKGKIILNGKLTDIKQKFASRNISLDYSGDISFLKSHPLIEHIEDFGNTTGIRLKNENTDQELLKLLVSNNITVKKFNVDEISLHEIFISLAGKEVSNVE